CATCAACACGTCGTCCGTGGAGGGGCGGGTGGGCTTCCCGTTCTCCGGGATCTACGCCGGAACCAAGGCCTTCGTGGAGGTCATGACGCAGTCGCTGCGCCAGGAACTGATGCAGGTGGAACGCAGCGGGATCACGGTGAGTGCCCTGCTGCCGGCGGCCGTCCGCACGCCGCTGTTCGACACGGCCCCCAACGTGACCGCCGGGGGGAACGGCGCCCATCTGGTGTGGCCCGTCATGGAGGCCTCGCAGGTGGCCCGCGCCCTGGTGGGCGTCATGGAACGCCCCCGCCCGGTGATCTATCCGCTGCGGTCGGCCCGCGCCTTCGTGCTGCTGTACGACCTCGCGCCGGGGGTGGCCGACCGGGTGCTCAGTGCCCTGCGGGTCGACCGGCACGTCAACGTGATGAGCTACCCGCAGCGCGGCACAGGCCGCGCCAGCCGCCCGATCAGCCCGGTCGTCCGGGACGGCCGTCTGCACGACGCGTGATCACGGCGAGAACGTCACGGCCACTCCACCGTCGTGGTGCCGTGACCGGCCTTGCGGCCCCCACTGACTTTCAGGGCGCGGCGCAGTCCGCTCTCCCACGTCATCCGTTGCAGGATGCCCACGCCCAGCAGGTAGGTCGCGCGGTCGTACCAGCTGCTCGCCCTCACCTGCGACACCACCGTCAGGCGGTAGCTGTTCCCGACCAGCGGCTCGCTGCGGAACTCGATCCAGCCGGATTCGGAGTGCTGCCGGAGCGTCTGGAGCCGGAAGTGGGTGGGGTCGACCTCGACGACCTGCACCCGGCCGCGCCGCACCCCCAGCATCAGCACCGTGAAGCGGTCGCCCACGCCGGTCGGGCCGCCGCCCCGCCGCACCCGCCGGAACGCCGCCAGCACCGGCGGGATCATCTCCGGCAGGTGCTGGAGCAGGTGGGTCACGACCTCGGTCTCCGGTCGGCGGGGCGACGCGATATCGATCCAGTACACGCGGCGGGTCACCGGGCCGACCCCCTGGGCCTCGCCGGTCAGCGACCAGCCGGCCAGCGGCACCCGCAGCGTGCGGGTGGCGTAGGCGGCCACCGTGGGCACCACCAGCCAGCGTCCCTTCATGCCCCCTCCTCACCGCTGTGCGGGGTGCCGCTCTGCCGCTCAGCCCCAGGGATCGAGGACGACCTTGATGCAGCCGTCATGCTTGTCGCGGAAGGTCTTGTACAGCTCGGGCGCGTCGTCCAGTGTGGCGCGGTGGGTAATCACGAAACTCGGGTCGATCTCGCCCGCCTCGATGCGGCCCAGCAGCGGCGCGATGTGCCGCTGGGTGTGCGTCTGGCCCATCTTGAAGGTCAGGCCCTTGGCGAAGGCCGCGCCCATGGGCAGCTTGTCGATCAGGCCGCCATACACGCCGGGCATGCTGACGGTGCCGCCCTTGGCGCAGCTCATGATCGCCCAGCGCAGCGCCGTGATCCGGTCAAAGCTCAGTTTCAGGCGCTGCTTGGCCGTGTCCACGATCGCGCCGGGGCCGTGGCCGTGCGCCTCCATGCCGACCGCGTCGATCACGTGGTCCGGCCCGCGTCCGCCCGTGGCCTCACGCAGGGCCACCATGACGTCGTCCTGCTCGTAGTTGATGGTCTGGCAGCCGGCGGCCTCGGCCATGCTCAACCGCTCCGGCACGCGGTCGATCACGATCACGTGGGCGGCCCCAAGCATCTGGGCGCTGCGGGCCGCAAACTGGCCCACCGGCCCGGCCCCGAAGACCGCGACCACGTCGCGTCCGGGTACGATGGCGCAGTTCTCGGCCGCCTGGTAGCCGGTCGGGAAGATGTCGGTCAGGAACAGCACCTGCTCGTCGCGCAGATCCGACTCGATCTTGTGTGGCCCGATGTCGGCAAAGGGCACGCGCACGTACTGGGCCTGCCCGCCCGCGTAGCCGCCGTACATGTGCGAGTACCCGAACAGCCCGCCGCCGCTGACCGCGCCGTACAGTGCCTCGGCCATGCGGTGGTTGGGGTTGGAGTTGTCGCACGCGCTAAAGAGCCCCCGCCGGCACGGATCGCACACGCCGCAGGCGATGTTGAACGGCACCACCACGCGGTCGCCCACCTGCAGCCGCTTCACGTCGCGGCCGATCTCGACGACCTCGCCCATGAACTCGTGGCCCAGGATGTCGCCCTTCTCCATGCTGGGAATCACGCCGTCGAGCAGGTGCAGGTCGGAGCCGCAGATCGCGGTCGAGGTGATCTTCACGATGGCGTCGGTCGGGAGCAGCAGGGTCGGATCCGGTACGGTCTCGACGCCCACGTGGTTGGTGCCCTGCCACACGATGGCTTTCATGCGATCCTCCCGGCGGCGGCGCGGCCGCTGCTCTGGCCCTCGGTGGTGGGCGCGAAGCCCAGTTCCTGCTCGCGCTTGAAGCGCATCAGGTCGTCGCGCAGCTGCTGCGCGGGTTCCTCGCCGGCCACGCGGGCCAGGACGGCCCCGGCGGTGCCGCCGGGCGGGCGGTAGGTCAGGCGCACGATCACCTCGGTGCCCCGGTCGCCGGGCGCGGGCCGGAACAGCACCTCGCCGGCGTTGTCGATGGCCGCGCCGGGCAGCGACTGCCACGCCAGGCGCCGCCCCGGCTCGTCGGCCGTGATCTCGGCCTCCCAGCTGACCTCGCCGGTGGGCGCGGTGACCGTCCAGCGCGAGCGGGTCTCGTCCAGCACGTCGACGCGCTGCAGGTGCGTCATCACGCGGGGCAGCGATGCCAGATCCCGCCAGTGGGCGTACAGGTCGTCGGCGGGCCGGCCGATGGTCACGGCGTCGCTGACCAGCACGTCGCCGCTCTGGGTCTGCCGGATCTTCAGGGCGGTGGCCAGCGGGTTGCGCCCGGTGGCGGCCATGGCGGCCAGCCCCGCGCCGACGCTGCCCAGGACGAGCTTCTGCAGGGGCGTGCCGCCGCGCAGGCCAGCGCCCATCAGCGCAACGCCCAGGGTGCCGACCACCGAGCGCTCGGCCGGGGCCATGTGGGCGCCGGTGCTGGACGGGGGTGGGGGTGCGGACGACGGCTGGCCGGACGACGGGTCGGGGGGGGAATCGGCTGGAGTCATGGACGTGTCCTCCGGGACGGACGGTGGAACCAGGGTGGGACGACCGTGGGCTGCCGGATGCCGCCCGAACCGCCGTCTGTGATGTGGGGTCAGCATCCCAGGGGGTGGGTGAGGATGCCCGGGAGTCGTGTGAACACGGGTTCATGGGGAGTGGCTCAAGGTCAGGGTCGTGGGCGGGCCGGCCGATCCAGACACATCGGATACAGTGGATGGATGATTCCACGGAGCCCGGTACCGGTGCTGGACGTGCTCAAGGCGCTGGCCAGTGATGTCCGGTTCGAGATCGTGCAGCTCCTCGCCCACGGCGAGCGCTGCGTATGCGATCTGGAAGCGCAGCTGGCCCTGCCACAGTCGAAGGTCTCGTACCACATGGCCGTCCTGCTGGAGGCGGGGCTGGTGACGCGTGACCAGCGCGGGAAGAACAGCTACTACTCGCTGGATCGTGCCCGGCTGTACGCCGTGGGCGGCGAGGTGCTGACGGCCCTGCTGGTTCCGGATCGCCCCCTGACACATCAGGTCAGTTCGGTCTGTTAAGCTCCGCCCATGCGCCGTGTCCTGATCCTGTGCACGCACAACTCTGCCCGCAGCCAGATGGCCGAGGCCCTGACCCGCGACGCGGCCCGCCGCGCCGGCCTGCCCCTGGACGTCCACTCGGCCGGCACCGAGGCCACCCGCGTCAAGGACGACGCGAAGACCGTCATGGCCGAACTGGGGCTGGATCTGTCGGGCCACACCAGCAAGACGCTGTGGGACGTGTCGGACGCCCAGACCTTCGACTACGTGATCACAGTCTGCGACAGCGCGGCCGAGGCCTGCCCGGTCTATCCCGGCACGACCACGCGCCGGCACTATCCCTTCGTGGATCCCTCGGGCGGGAGTCTGGATCGCTGGCGGGCCGTGCGTGACCAGCAGCGGGCGTGCTTCGACGCCTTCGTGCATGCCCTGGCCGCCGGTGCCGACGCGCCGCCCTCGTACGCCGACAGTCCGGCGGTGCCGGTGGCCTGAAGGAGCCAGACGGCCGCCGCGGCCACCGTTGCATGTCGTGCCGTGCGGTGCTCCATGGCGGCACGTCACGCGCCGGGGGCTTCACCGTGTCTGCGGATGCCTTGACGCAGCGTCCTGTATCTGTCCTCCAGGTCTTTGAGATCCCCGGGGTTTTTCGTCTCGCGCCGCGCGTCCTCCATGATCAGCGTGGCGTGACGGTCCAGCTCTGCGTGCCGCGTGGCGTCCTGCTCGCCCTGCGCCACGATGCGCAACACGTCCAGCAGCCGCAGGGTCACGGCCGGGCTCGCGCTGCCGTACTGCCGGATCATGTGAAACATGCTGTCCAGCAGCCCGCCGTAGGTGGTGACCGGGTACACGAGCCGCAGCTGATGATCTCGGTACACCACACCCGATGGCCACGTGCGCCCCTGCAGCCGGCACAGGGCGTCCCCGAACCGGTCGATCACATCGGTGGCGGTGACCGGATCGTTCACGCCGGGACTCAGGGCGCGGGCGGCCACTTCGGCCAGTTGCCGCACCGTGAACTCCAGGTCCTGACCCGCGACCCGCCGGGGCCCCAGCACCAGGGCCGGGAGGACGCCTCCCGGCAGCCGCGGGACTCCCACGGCGACGGGCGTGTTCGGAAAGACGTACTCCCCGGGGCGCACAAGGATGAGCAGGGCCACGCCGTCGCGTGTGGCCGCGGCCGTCAAGGCCTCCGTGTCGAGCAGTTGCAGGTACCCGCTGTCCGGGGAACGCAGCTGCTCCCCGGCCGTCCAGAAGGCCTCCGGTGGCGCGGCGGGATGGACTGCCTCCGTCCGATCGTCCGTCGCCCGCTCCAGGGCGCGCCGCAGATCATCCCTGAGCAGGTTGATCACGGCGGTCATGTTGATGCCGCGCGTCACGTGGGCGAGAAAGTACACCAGCGCCGCCACGCACGCCAGCGCCAGCAGCATCGCGAGCGTGACGTTGTAGTGCGGCACAAAGGGACGGTCGTCGCCTCCCTGCACGCTGCGCAGGCTGAACAGTGTGAATGCGAACGTGGCGATGAACGTGCCCAGCACGGCCTGGTTCCCACGGTCTCGCGTGAAATTGTCCAGCAGACGCGGCCCCATGCTGCCCGCCGCGTAGGACAGCGCCGCGATCGTGATGGAAAAGACCGTGCCCGCCACCCCGATGGCGCTGCTGGCCACAGCGGACAGCAGGCTGCGCGCCCCGCTCTCTCCACCCGAATACACCCAGTCCAGTCCTGCGGGGATGCCGTGCCGCTCCTCGACCTGAATGCCCGCCCACGCGAGGAACAGCGCCGTGATGGTCATCACGGCCGGCAGAAACCAGAACTGCCCCGTCCACTCCCTCACCCTCAGCCCGTACCCGTTCACGGCGTCTCGACCGGGTGGTGGAGCGCGGCGCGGGAGCGAGGACCGGCCTCCTGTGAGGACCGGCCCTCACGCTGGCGGGCGCGGTCGCCGTCCGTCTCCTCGGTCTGGTCGTCCACAAGCCCCCGCTGGTGGGGGAGGGGGAGGTCGATGCCGGCAGCGATCAGCGCAGGGTGCAGGGCCGGCAGCACCCGATCCTGCGGTTCCACCACGTCCCGCCGGATGGGCGGGTCGGTCCAGGAGCGCACCTCGAGGTGCACACGGAACGCGGCCAGTGCGCGCACCAGCACGGTCAGTGCCGGTACGTCCCCGGCCCCGGCGGGGGTCTTCAGGATGCTCGGCTGGGCCCGGGCAGTGTCGTCTCCAGAGCCGATCCCGACCGTGACGGCCAGGCGCCGCCGGTCATACGCCGTGTTCACGGTCACGCGGTTGGTGGACTGCCCGCGCTTCGGAACGACCACCCGCCGGTTGTCACGCGTCCGCAGCAGGGTCGCGCGTACCGGGATGTCCTCCACGGTGCCCTCATGCCCACCGCTGACGATCTGATCCCCGATCCGGAAGGGCCGGATGGTCGGCAGCCGCGTGGCCACACGGTGCGGGACGGTGGCCTTGAACGCAAAGCCGATCGCGACGCCACTCACGCCCAACGCCCCGAACACAGATGCGGCGGTCGGCGTCGGGAAGACCACGGCGACCCGGCCGGGTGTCCGGCGCGTTCCGCGGGCGCCCGCACGGAGCGGCAGATGACCCCCGCGACGACCCAGCACAGCGGGAGCGGCATCGGGCAGGCGGGTCGGCAGACCCTGAACCAGCTCCGGGAGCGGATGAGAAGCGGTTCGAGGTGCCCGTCCATGGACGTACTGTAGGCGGTGACGGTGCCGTGTCCTGGCGCGCACCGCAAGACCCGCCACCCCCCCGGCCGTGCCCGGTGCGTGATCGCCATCCCCCGGCACGCCGGGCGCCGCCGTCGCTGCCAGGGGGGAACCGAGATTCCGGGTCGGGGACGCGCTGGGCCTCCAACACGCCAGCGAGACACAGAGGCCCGCTGATGACCCCCATGACTGTCCGGCCGCGCCGCGAGGCTCGGGGCCGCGTCCGCCGGCGTCAGGGGGCCGCCGGGGCCCTCTGCTCGCCCGCCCGCGCCGCCAGGCGGCCCACCGTCAGTCCCTGCACGATGATGCTGAACACCACGACCACGTAGGTCATCACCAGAAACAGGTCACGTGCCGGGCCTGGCGGCACCGTGAAGGCCAGCGCCACACTGATCGCCCCCCGCAGTCCACCCCAGATCATCAGGCGGCGCGTGTACGGCGCGAAGGGATGCCGGCGCCTCAGGAACCACACCGGTACCTGCACACTCACCGTGCGGATCAGCAGCAGCAGGGGAATGGCGATGACGCCCAGCACCAGC
The Deinococcus sp. AB2017081 genome window above contains:
- a CDS encoding zinc-dependent alcohol dehydrogenase, coding for MKAIVWQGTNHVGVETVPDPTLLLPTDAIVKITSTAICGSDLHLLDGVIPSMEKGDILGHEFMGEVVEIGRDVKRLQVGDRVVVPFNIACGVCDPCRRGLFSACDNSNPNHRMAEALYGAVSGGGLFGYSHMYGGYAGGQAQYVRVPFADIGPHKIESDLRDEQVLFLTDIFPTGYQAAENCAIVPGRDVVAVFGAGPVGQFAARSAQMLGAAHVIVIDRVPERLSMAEAAGCQTINYEQDDVMVALREATGGRGPDHVIDAVGMEAHGHGPGAIVDTAKQRLKLSFDRITALRWAIMSCAKGGTVSMPGVYGGLIDKLPMGAAFAKGLTFKMGQTHTQRHIAPLLGRIEAGEIDPSFVITHRATLDDAPELYKTFRDKHDGCIKVVLDPWG
- a CDS encoding DUF2254 domain-containing protein; its protein translation is MREWTGQFWFLPAVMTITALFLAWAGIQVEERHGIPAGLDWVYSGGESGARSLLSAVASSAIGVAGTVFSITIAALSYAAGSMGPRLLDNFTRDRGNQAVLGTFIATFAFTLFSLRSVQGGDDRPFVPHYNVTLAMLLALACVAALVYFLAHVTRGINMTAVINLLRDDLRRALERATDDRTEAVHPAAPPEAFWTAGEQLRSPDSGYLQLLDTEALTAAATRDGVALLILVRPGEYVFPNTPVAVGVPRLPGGVLPALVLGPRRVAGQDLEFTVRQLAEVAARALSPGVNDPVTATDVIDRFGDALCRLQGRTWPSGVVYRDHQLRLVYPVTTYGGLLDSMFHMIRQYGSASPAVTLRLLDVLRIVAQGEQDATRHAELDRHATLIMEDARRETKNPGDLKDLEDRYRTLRQGIRRHGEAPGA
- a CDS encoding SRPBCC family protein, whose product is MTPADSPPDPSSGQPSSAPPPPSSTGAHMAPAERSVVGTLGVALMGAGLRGGTPLQKLVLGSVGAGLAAMAATGRNPLATALKIRQTQSGDVLVSDAVTIGRPADDLYAHWRDLASLPRVMTHLQRVDVLDETRSRWTVTAPTGEVSWEAEITADEPGRRLAWQSLPGAAIDNAGEVLFRPAPGDRGTEVIVRLTYRPPGGTAGAVLARVAGEEPAQQLRDDLMRFKREQELGFAPTTEGQSSGRAAAGRIA
- a CDS encoding arsenate reductase ArsC, with product MRRVLILCTHNSARSQMAEALTRDAARRAGLPLDVHSAGTEATRVKDDAKTVMAELGLDLSGHTSKTLWDVSDAQTFDYVITVCDSAAEACPVYPGTTTRRHYPFVDPSGGSLDRWRAVRDQQRACFDAFVHALAAGADAPPSYADSPAVPVA
- a CDS encoding mechanosensitive ion channel domain-containing protein, producing MSGVAIGFAFKATVPHRVATRLPTIRPFRIGDQIVSGGHEGTVEDIPVRATLLRTRDNRRVVVPKRGQSTNRVTVNTAYDRRRLAVTVGIGSGDDTARAQPSILKTPAGAGDVPALTVLVRALAAFRVHLEVRSWTDPPIRRDVVEPQDRVLPALHPALIAAGIDLPLPHQRGLVDDQTEETDGDRARQREGRSSQEAGPRSRAALHHPVETP
- a CDS encoding ArsR/SmtB family transcription factor, coding for MIPRSPVPVLDVLKALASDVRFEIVQLLAHGERCVCDLEAQLALPQSKVSYHMAVLLEAGLVTRDQRGKNSYYSLDRARLYAVGGEVLTALLVPDRPLTHQVSSVC